The Paenibacillus sp. MBLB1832 genome has a window encoding:
- a CDS encoding right-handed parallel beta-helix repeat-containing protein: MEKTVRRGLVSLVVMLMLVLSYSHVPVTYAAGTIYYVDSLGGDDMNGGTSESAAWKTLSKVNATTFVPGDQILFKAGGIWTGQLSPKGSGSSGSPIIINQYGTGSKPIINGGGLVNTGAFRLYNQEYWEINNLEITNKGTTSGQKMGVSIEAKDIGTLNHIYLKNLVIHDVNGLQTDKQNGGIWVHTYGNVVQSKFDDIQITNNTVYNTDRAGIVVTSDWWCNPDVVTCGSTRPAYVPSTNVVVSNNFVYSLGGDGISIRDTSSPIVEYNVVHDANARSGDYNNAIWTYNATNAVVQYNEAYLTRTSKDGLGFGLDYLQSGAIYQYNYSHDNEGGFAAVYSDGSWAPQSNKNSVIRYNISQNDKTHIFAWYGPTTDTQVYNNTVYNSNRRVKVLDIINWSGYAKNITFSNNILYSTVSMSYAISNGTNLDFKNNNFYGVTPPSGSNVTITGTTTVNPKLVNPGSGGVGRTTVDGYKLQNTSPLIHAGVVIPNNGGKDYWGTPVSATNNPNIGAFNGYNP; the protein is encoded by the coding sequence TTGGAAAAAACGGTAAGAAGAGGGCTTGTTTCGTTGGTGGTCATGCTGATGCTGGTTTTGAGCTATTCCCATGTCCCTGTTACCTATGCAGCAGGAACGATCTACTATGTAGATTCGCTGGGCGGTGATGACATGAATGGTGGAACCTCGGAAAGTGCTGCCTGGAAGACGCTGAGCAAAGTGAATGCCACTACGTTTGTGCCTGGCGATCAAATTCTATTCAAGGCAGGCGGCATCTGGACGGGACAACTAAGTCCCAAAGGCTCTGGAAGCAGTGGAAGCCCAATTATCATCAACCAATACGGAACAGGGAGCAAGCCGATCATTAATGGTGGAGGACTTGTAAATACAGGTGCCTTCCGCTTGTACAATCAGGAGTATTGGGAGATCAACAATCTGGAGATCACGAACAAGGGGACCACTTCTGGACAAAAGATGGGCGTATCGATCGAAGCCAAAGATATAGGAACGCTGAATCACATCTATTTGAAAAATTTGGTCATCCATGATGTGAATGGACTTCAGACCGACAAGCAAAACGGCGGGATTTGGGTACATACCTACGGCAATGTGGTGCAGAGTAAATTCGACGATATCCAAATTACTAATAATACGGTGTACAATACGGACCGTGCAGGAATCGTCGTCACCTCGGATTGGTGGTGCAATCCGGATGTCGTTACTTGCGGTTCTACACGCCCAGCTTACGTTCCTTCTACCAATGTAGTGGTAAGTAATAATTTTGTGTACAGCTTGGGGGGAGATGGCATAAGCATTCGGGATACCTCTTCTCCGATTGTGGAATACAATGTGGTTCATGATGCTAACGCTCGTTCGGGAGACTACAATAACGCCATTTGGACGTATAACGCCACGAATGCCGTCGTCCAATACAATGAAGCCTATTTAACTAGAACATCCAAGGACGGCCTTGGATTTGGACTGGATTATTTACAGTCAGGTGCCATCTATCAATACAATTACAGTCACGATAATGAAGGAGGATTTGCAGCCGTTTATTCGGACGGCAGTTGGGCGCCTCAGTCAAATAAGAACTCGGTGATCCGATACAACATCAGCCAAAACGATAAGACACACATCTTTGCCTGGTACGGTCCAACTACGGATACGCAGGTGTATAATAATACGGTTTATAATTCGAATAGACGGGTTAAAGTGTTGGATATCATTAATTGGTCGGGTTATGCCAAAAATATTACGTTCAGCAATAACATCCTATACAGCACGGTGTCCATGTCTTACGCAATATCCAATGGTACCAACTTAGACTTTAAAAACAATAACTTCTATGGCGTAACGCCACCAAGTGGAAGCAATGTGACCATTACAGGAACCACAACTGTGAATCCCAAACTAGTGAATCCTGGAAGCGGTGGGGTAGGGAGAACGACGGTTGACGGATATAAACTTCAAAATACTTCTCCACTCATTCATGCCGGTGTAGTTATTCCCAATAACGGAGGAAAAGATTATTGGGGCACTCCGGTTTCCGCAACGAATAACCCGAACATTGGCGCATTTAACGGCTATAATCCATAA
- a CDS encoding CARDB domain-containing protein, translating to MLTSCLFVFLTASTSYGAGNVYYVDDINGNNNNEGTSEQTAWKTLAKVNGTTFQPGDHILFKAGGSWSGQLHPLGSGTDTSPIVIDQYGTGNKPIINGGGILNSGAVLLYNQQYWEINNLEITNKGTASGQKMGVSIEAKDVGILNHIYLKNLVIHDVNGLQTDKQNGGIWVHTYGNLIQTKFNDIQIMNNTVYDTDRAGIVVTSDWWCNPDLVTCGTTRPAYYPSTNVVVSNNYVYSVGGDGISIRDTTSPVVEYNVVHDANARSGDYNNAIWTYNATNAKIQYNEAYLTRTTKDGYGLGVDYLQDGANLQYNYTHDNEGGAVGIYSDGTWAPQSNRNFKIRYNISQNDGAAIYSFYGPAVNGEIYNNTVYVKGDSSPALYKFNNWGGYASNISSKNNIFYNLGIGNYVWGQSSNITFDHNLFYGAHPASEPADANKITSDPLLVNPGSGGSGIHSVDGYKLLNGSPALATGTLIANHGGQDYWGNSVSTTLAPNIGAYNGVGQSLSGIDLQVSAVKVQESSFIPGDSIHFQLTVRNNGTTATGSQTITNQFMVDGQTVKSEPYLINLSPGQSITVTSSAWNTTKSGFLLKAVADASNVIAEVQEDNNMMSQYINLVVGKDIVPVSLGVQESNWGVGSTIHFTLTVKNQGNVPIVNEWFGARFYLDGATTEVDWSGTPDAGYTLNPGGTITLVSKKGWKVDRAQFSLMGDGDTWNQVVEVNEANNKMTVQLPLSSEKSITSFAIGNQQGTVTAATYQIGVKVPYGTDITSLTPVISVSNKATVTPGNGAAQNFTNPVIYTVTGENGTTQQWTVTVTQDTAYTLTGPSAVVTGDSFQLTYGLANVTESVYAKSVTVHYDPAKLEYINVESLLNGFNVIASTTTPGSIRIIEASTGSTSPLTGTLNLLSLTFRAIDRTVSTNVYMTDIVLGDQFGSVKIVNGGNALGINIIEFIPVDKSELSAALTETASAIAAAKELNPLAPHFGYYPKNKIDALKAAYANANGVFNQVGVTQSQLDVAKNTLTQALSVFLASANQSAGIGDLALLAANYHATSNNPNWPVIRMYDFDQNGKLDLYDLVTMAQRILN from the coding sequence ATGTTGACCAGTTGCTTGTTTGTTTTTTTGACAGCAAGTACAAGTTATGGGGCAGGCAATGTCTATTATGTGGATGATATTAATGGAAATAACAACAACGAAGGTACAAGTGAGCAAACTGCTTGGAAAACGTTGGCTAAGGTTAATGGAACTACGTTTCAACCAGGTGATCACATTTTGTTTAAAGCAGGAGGTTCATGGTCTGGACAACTTCATCCCTTAGGATCTGGTACCGACACTAGCCCAATAGTTATTGATCAGTATGGGACGGGTAATAAACCAATCATCAATGGGGGAGGCATCTTGAATTCGGGCGCAGTCTTGTTATATAACCAACAATATTGGGAGATTAACAATCTAGAGATCACGAATAAGGGAACCGCTTCTGGTCAAAAGATGGGTGTATCCATAGAAGCCAAGGATGTAGGCATACTCAATCACATCTATTTGAAAAATTTGGTCATTCATGATGTGAATGGACTTCAAACGGATAAGCAAAATGGTGGGATTTGGGTGCATACCTACGGCAATCTCATTCAGACTAAGTTTAATGACATTCAAATCATGAATAATACGGTGTATGATACCGACCGTGCGGGAATCGTCGTAACCTCGGATTGGTGGTGTAATCCGGATCTCGTCACTTGCGGTACGACACGCCCAGCTTACTATCCTTCCACGAATGTAGTGGTAAGCAATAATTACGTTTACAGCGTTGGGGGAGATGGCATTAGTATTCGAGATACCACTTCCCCAGTTGTCGAATACAATGTGGTCCATGATGCCAATGCCCGTTCTGGTGACTACAATAACGCAATCTGGACGTATAACGCTACAAATGCAAAGATTCAATACAATGAAGCGTATTTAACAAGAACGACAAAAGACGGTTATGGATTAGGTGTGGATTATTTACAGGATGGTGCCAATCTTCAGTATAATTACACACACGACAATGAAGGCGGTGCAGTAGGCATCTATTCGGATGGAACGTGGGCTCCCCAATCCAACCGGAATTTTAAGATTCGATATAATATTAGCCAGAATGATGGTGCGGCTATTTATAGTTTCTATGGACCAGCCGTTAATGGAGAAATTTACAACAACACTGTGTATGTCAAAGGAGATTCTAGCCCAGCCCTATATAAATTTAATAATTGGGGCGGATACGCGTCAAACATTTCCTCTAAAAATAACATTTTTTACAACTTGGGAATTGGAAACTACGTTTGGGGCCAAAGTTCAAATATTACATTCGATCATAATTTGTTTTATGGCGCTCATCCTGCTAGTGAACCTGCAGATGCGAACAAAATAACGAGCGATCCGTTGTTAGTGAACCCTGGAAGCGGGGGGAGCGGCATACACTCAGTCGATGGATATAAGCTATTGAATGGCTCACCAGCATTGGCAACAGGAACGCTTATTGCGAATCATGGAGGACAAGATTATTGGGGGAATTCCGTTTCAACGACATTAGCACCTAATATTGGGGCTTACAATGGAGTTGGTCAGTCTTTGTCAGGAATTGATTTGCAGGTTTCGGCAGTGAAAGTGCAAGAATCAAGTTTTATTCCAGGAGACTCGATTCATTTCCAATTAACGGTTCGTAATAATGGAACGACTGCAACAGGAAGCCAGACGATCACAAACCAATTTATGGTGGATGGTCAAACCGTAAAAAGCGAGCCTTATTTAATCAATCTAAGTCCAGGGCAGTCTATCACTGTTACTTCATCGGCCTGGAATACAACCAAGTCCGGGTTCTTATTGAAGGCTGTGGCGGATGCATCCAATGTTATCGCTGAGGTTCAAGAAGACAATAATATGATGTCGCAATATATCAACCTTGTCGTAGGCAAGGATATTGTACCCGTTTCGTTAGGTGTGCAGGAATCCAATTGGGGAGTAGGGTCCACCATACATTTCACTTTAACTGTGAAGAATCAAGGGAATGTCCCGATCGTTAATGAATGGTTTGGTGCAAGGTTTTACTTAGATGGGGCTACCACTGAGGTGGATTGGTCAGGCACGCCTGATGCAGGGTATACATTAAACCCCGGTGGCACCATTACACTAGTGTCCAAAAAAGGCTGGAAAGTTGACCGAGCTCAATTCTCTCTGATGGGGGATGGCGATACATGGAATCAAGTCGTTGAAGTGAACGAAGCGAATAATAAGATGACGGTTCAATTGCCCTTAAGCAGTGAAAAGTCCATAACCAGCTTCGCGATTGGCAATCAGCAAGGTACGGTAACAGCGGCGACCTATCAGATTGGTGTAAAAGTGCCTTATGGAACCGATATAACATCGTTGACACCAGTCATTAGTGTATCGAATAAGGCCACTGTAACACCAGGCAATGGGGCTGCCCAGAATTTCACCAATCCGGTTATCTACACAGTGACTGGGGAGAATGGCACTACGCAGCAGTGGACGGTAACGGTGACGCAAGATACGGCATACACATTGACAGGTCCTAGCGCTGTTGTGACGGGAGATTCGTTCCAGTTGACATACGGTCTGGCCAATGTCACCGAAAGCGTTTACGCCAAGTCAGTGACAGTCCATTATGACCCTGCTAAGTTGGAGTACATTAATGTAGAAAGCCTGCTCAATGGCTTTAATGTGATCGCTAGTACAACAACACCAGGGAGCATCAGGATCATAGAAGCGAGCACAGGATCTACAAGTCCATTGACTGGCACGTTAAACCTGCTTTCGTTAACGTTCCGAGCAATAGACCGAACGGTGAGCACGAATGTGTACATGACGGATATCGTCCTGGGTGACCAGTTTGGGAGCGTGAAAATAGTTAATGGCGGCAACGCTCTTGGGATTAACATTATCGAGTTTATTCCAGTCGATAAGTCGGAACTGTCTGCAGCGCTAACAGAGACTGCTTCAGCCATCGCAGCCGCTAAAGAACTAAATCCTTTAGCACCGCACTTTGGCTACTATCCAAAGAACAAGATTGATGCGCTCAAAGCTGCTTATGCGAATGCGAATGGGGTATTTAACCAAGTTGGCGTGACGCAATCGCAATTAGATGTGGCCAAAAACACACTCACACAAGCCTTATCGGTATTCCTTGCTTCGGCAAATCAGTCCGCTGGGATTGGCGATTTGGCCTTGCTGGCAGCGAACTACCATGCAACGAGCAACAACCCTAACTGGCCAGTCATCCGGATGTATGATTTTGATCAGAATGGGAAGCTGGATTTATACGATCTTGTTACAATGGCACAACGGATACTGAATTAA
- a CDS encoding cohesin domain-containing protein, producing the protein MKRFSHIVLMALLLFVTIRPVSGAAQTASSFYMHTSSDSVKVGDIVTVTVTGKTLADLYGAEFELNFDATKLKYEDVSSSIKNTFPMAITVSDNKLLLVFTLQSQRAGLKRRLEFVITFV; encoded by the coding sequence ATGAAACGTTTTTCTCATATTGTATTGATGGCTCTTTTGCTCTTCGTTACAATTCGGCCTGTCTCTGGTGCAGCACAAACTGCAAGCAGCTTTTACATGCATACTTCCTCAGACAGTGTGAAGGTAGGAGATATCGTAACGGTTACCGTTACGGGGAAAACACTGGCAGACTTGTATGGGGCGGAGTTTGAGCTTAATTTTGACGCAACAAAACTGAAATATGAGGACGTGTCTAGTTCAATAAAAAACACCTTTCCTATGGCTATTACAGTCAGTGACAATAAGTTATTGCTTGTATTTACACTTCAATCTCAGAGAGCAGGACTGAAACGGAGACTTGAATTTGTTATCACTTTCGTTTAA
- a CDS encoding S-layer homology domain-containing protein, with protein MVSVDAFPSTDGTASVRVSTKELLLAATSSQDKSVLIHVNNASSASAVAVSLPIGEWNQAKSDTSSVSMIRVETGLARVSMDTKLFDKVPMTGASPELLLKVERVSPAALPSDVRQVTGTNIVYDFSLSLGDQKLPSFKGDIKVELPYVLAPGEKPNQVVIYYIAGDGTLEVVKNGHYNAATGMVEFRPNHFSKYAANYTQVTFRDMDGVAWANEAVLGLAARKVIQGRSESSFVPDGDLTRAEFIQMLVQLFDLKNSAAAATFTDVAPGAWYYSAIASAQQSGLVHGQLDGSFGVNDRISREDMAVMIFRVSKLLEVGKLNASGTHSTPFQDLNQTADYAKVAVTTLQEAGLMNGIMEGYFDPKGTSTRAQAAVVLYRLFQILT; from the coding sequence ATGGTTTCAGTTGATGCTTTTCCCTCTACTGATGGAACTGCCTCTGTCCGCGTATCCACCAAGGAGTTGCTATTAGCAGCGACGTCCTCACAGGATAAATCGGTTCTGATTCATGTCAATAATGCATCTAGTGCGAGCGCTGTGGCGGTCAGTCTGCCTATAGGTGAATGGAATCAAGCCAAATCGGATACCAGCAGCGTTTCTATGATTAGGGTGGAAACGGGATTGGCTAGGGTATCGATGGATACGAAGTTGTTTGACAAGGTACCAATGACTGGAGCTTCACCTGAATTACTTCTCAAAGTAGAGCGGGTATCGCCTGCTGCACTTCCTAGCGATGTTCGACAAGTAACAGGCACTAATATTGTGTATGATTTTAGCTTGAGTCTGGGTGACCAGAAATTGCCCTCTTTTAAAGGGGACATCAAAGTCGAATTACCATATGTACTTGCACCTGGCGAGAAACCGAATCAGGTCGTTATTTACTATATTGCGGGCGATGGAACACTTGAGGTCGTGAAGAATGGACACTATAATGCGGCTACGGGCATGGTAGAGTTTAGACCAAACCATTTTAGTAAATATGCAGCGAATTACACGCAGGTCACTTTCCGAGATATGGACGGAGTTGCATGGGCGAACGAAGCGGTGCTCGGGTTAGCTGCCCGTAAGGTCATTCAAGGCAGAAGCGAAAGCAGTTTCGTGCCAGATGGGGATCTGACTCGAGCTGAATTTATACAAATGCTCGTGCAACTATTTGACCTCAAAAACTCGGCCGCAGCAGCCACTTTCACTGATGTTGCGCCAGGTGCTTGGTATTATAGCGCAATTGCCTCTGCGCAACAATCCGGACTTGTCCATGGTCAATTAGACGGCAGCTTCGGTGTGAACGACAGAATCTCCCGAGAAGACATGGCAGTAATGATTTTCCGAGTATCGAAGCTGCTGGAAGTAGGTAAACTGAATGCCAGTGGTACGCATAGCACACCGTTTCAGGATCTGAACCAAACAGCAGACTATGCGAAAGTTGCTGTTACTACCCTGCAGGAAGCTGGCTTAATGAACGGTATAATGGAGGGGTATTTTGATCCGAAAGGCACCTCAACTAGAGCACAAGCAGCAGTAGTACTTTACAGACTGTTTCAAATTTTGACATAA
- a CDS encoding right-handed parallel beta-helix repeat-containing protein gives MLKEMARKRLVSLVVMLMLVLSYSHVPVTYAAGTIYYVDSLGGDDRNGGTSQSAAWQTLSKVNATTFAPGDQILFKTGGIWTGQLSPKGSGSSTSPIIINQYGTGNKPIINGGGLTNTGTLRLYNQQYWEINNLEITNKGTATGQKMGVSIEAKDIGTLNHIYLNALVIHDVNGLQTDKQNGGIWVHTYGNAVQSKFNDVQITYTTVYNTDRAGIVMTSDWWCNPDVVTCANRPAYVPSTNVVVRNNFVYSLGGDGISIRDTTSPIVEYNVVHDANARSGDYNNAIWTYNATNAKVQYNEAYLTRTTKDGLGFGLDYLQTGAIYQYNYSHDNEGGFAALYTDGSWAPQSNKNSVVRYNISQNDKTHIFAWYGPTTDTQVYNNTVYNSNSQVKVMDIINWSGYAQNITFSNNIIYSTVAMSYAIANGTNLNFKTNNFYGVTPPSGSNVTISGTFTVDPKLVNPGSGGTGRTTVDGYKLQNTSPVIHAGVVIANNGGKDYWGTTVSATNNPNIGAFNGYNP, from the coding sequence ATGTTGAAGGAAATGGCAAGAAAAAGGTTGGTTTCGTTGGTGGTCATGCTGATGCTGGTTTTGAGCTATTCCCACGTCCCTGTTACCTATGCAGCTGGAACGATCTACTATGTAGATTCGCTGGGTGGTGATGACCGGAACGGTGGAACCTCGCAGAGCGCTGCCTGGCAAACACTGAGTAAAGTGAATGCAACTACGTTCGCGCCTGGTGACCAGATTCTATTCAAAACAGGCGGCATCTGGACGGGACAACTAAGTCCCAAAGGCTCTGGAAGTAGTACAAGTCCAATTATCATCAACCAATACGGAACAGGGAACAAGCCGATCATTAATGGAGGAGGGCTTACAAATACAGGTACCTTACGCTTGTATAATCAGCAGTATTGGGAGATCAACAATCTAGAGATCACGAACAAGGGTACCGCTACTGGACAAAAGATGGGCGTATCGATCGAAGCCAAAGATATAGGGACGTTGAATCACATCTATTTAAATGCTTTGGTCATCCATGATGTGAATGGACTTCAGACCGACAAGCAAAACGGCGGGATATGGGTGCACACCTACGGCAATGCGGTGCAGAGCAAATTCAACGATGTCCAAATTACGTATACAACGGTGTACAATACGGACCGTGCAGGTATCGTAATGACCTCAGACTGGTGGTGCAATCCGGATGTTGTCACTTGCGCTAATCGCCCAGCTTATGTACCTTCTACCAATGTAGTGGTTAGAAATAATTTCGTGTACAGCTTGGGGGGAGATGGCATTAGCATTCGGGATACCACTTCTCCGATTGTGGAATATAATGTGGTTCATGATGCCAACGCTCGTTCAGGAGACTACAATAACGCCATTTGGACGTATAACGCCACGAATGCCAAAGTCCAATACAATGAAGCCTATTTAACAAGAACAACCAAGGACGGTCTTGGATTTGGCTTGGATTATCTACAGACGGGGGCCATCTATCAATACAATTACAGTCACGATAATGAAGGAGGATTTGCAGCTCTTTATACGGACGGAAGTTGGGCGCCTCAGTCTAATAAGAACTCGGTGGTTCGATACAACATCAGCCAAAATGATAAAACGCACATCTTTGCCTGGTACGGTCCAACTACGGATACGCAAGTGTATAATAATACGGTCTACAACTCGAATAGCCAGGTTAAAGTAATGGATATCATTAATTGGTCTGGTTATGCCCAAAATATTACGTTCAGCAATAACATTATATACAGCACGGTGGCCATGTCTTACGCAATTGCCAATGGTACCAACTTGAACTTTAAAACCAATAACTTTTATGGCGTAACGCCTCCAAGTGGCAGCAACGTGACCATTTCAGGAACCTTTACTGTGGATCCCAAACTTGTGAATCCTGGAAGCGGAGGGACAGGAAGAACGACAGTTGACGGATATAAGCTTCAAAATACGTCTCCAGTCATTCATGCCGGTGTGGTTATTGCCAATAACGGTGGTAAAGATTATTGGGGTACTACGGTTTCGGCAACGAATAACCCGAATATTGGCGCATTCAACGGCTATAATCCTTAA
- a CDS encoding ABC transporter permease, with amino-acid sequence MDTELQAATYKEKRHTTRKGRLRSFLAQIDLQVMVLPGVLLVLLFSYVPMWGVLIGFQDYDLFKGIFHSDWVGLKHFNMFIHSPDFFRVMRNTLAISLLKLFFGFPAPIVLALILNEVKHLGFKRFVQTVSYLPHFMSWVIVSSFVISMLSIDNGSINILLQRLGFIDEPINWLSRSEYFWGILVSTGVWKDVGFGAIIYLAAIAGIDPHLYEASAMDGAGRVRQIMHITIPGITPVIMIFLILNIGGILYAGFDDILNLTNNGANTLLRPVSDVLDTYVYRVGILGQRYSYATAVGLFKSLISVILLVLANVLARRMGRASLW; translated from the coding sequence ATGGATACAGAGTTGCAAGCAGCAACATATAAAGAAAAGCGCCATACTACGCGTAAAGGAAGGCTCCGATCCTTCTTAGCTCAAATCGATTTGCAAGTAATGGTGCTCCCTGGGGTGCTATTGGTTCTCCTTTTTAGCTATGTGCCCATGTGGGGAGTCTTGATTGGCTTTCAAGATTACGACTTATTTAAGGGTATTTTCCATAGTGATTGGGTGGGACTTAAACATTTCAACATGTTCATCCATTCGCCTGATTTTTTTCGTGTCATGCGAAATACGCTTGCGATTTCACTGCTAAAGCTATTTTTCGGCTTTCCAGCTCCCATCGTGCTTGCATTAATTTTGAACGAAGTCAAACACTTAGGTTTCAAGCGATTTGTTCAAACGGTTTCTTACTTACCCCACTTTATGTCATGGGTCATCGTTTCAAGCTTTGTTATCTCCATGCTTTCCATAGATAACGGAAGTATTAATATTTTATTGCAACGACTAGGATTCATCGATGAACCAATAAATTGGCTATCACGATCCGAATACTTCTGGGGAATATTGGTTTCAACCGGGGTGTGGAAAGATGTTGGCTTTGGAGCCATTATATATCTCGCGGCTATTGCGGGAATTGATCCGCATCTGTATGAGGCGTCCGCCATGGATGGAGCAGGAAGAGTTCGACAGATTATGCATATTACGATTCCAGGCATTACGCCCGTGATTATGATTTTCTTAATCTTGAATATTGGTGGCATTCTGTACGCTGGCTTTGATGATATTTTAAATCTAACCAATAATGGAGCGAATACTTTACTAAGACCTGTATCCGATGTTTTAGACACCTATGTGTACAGAGTGGGGATATTGGGACAGCGGTATTCATATGCAACTGCAGTGGGGCTATTCAAGTCGCTCATTAGTGTCATATTACTTGTCCTTGCAAATGTATTGGCTCGTCGTATGGGCCGAGCAAGCTTATGGTAG
- a CDS encoding carbohydrate ABC transporter permease, whose amino-acid sequence MFKLKIWDKSYDTAVIIILVILSFVTLYPFWNSVVISLNVGTDTALGGITFWPRAFTWENYEVVFKDDRLAQAFGVSILRTIVGTFLSIFFTSMFAYGLTKKHLIGRKVYMIMCIITMFFSGGLIPSFLLIKSLHMIDTFWVLVVPGIIVVWNVIIFRTFFMELPAGLEESAKMDGCNHIRTYFSIILPISGPVLATLSLFTAVGLWNDWFTASIYINNPNLMPIQTLLNQIVNSNALSEQLSSAGGAASEFVRQLQGVSTKSLVMATMIVTTLPIIMVYPFLQRFFVKGVLIGSLKE is encoded by the coding sequence GTGTTCAAGTTGAAGATATGGGATAAAAGTTATGATACTGCGGTTATTATTATTCTTGTCATTCTTTCTTTCGTGACGCTGTATCCATTTTGGAACAGTGTCGTGATTTCCTTGAATGTGGGAACAGACACAGCACTTGGTGGCATTACGTTTTGGCCAAGAGCTTTTACATGGGAGAACTATGAAGTGGTGTTTAAAGACGACCGCTTGGCCCAAGCCTTCGGCGTTTCCATTCTCAGGACAATAGTCGGAACGTTTTTATCGATCTTCTTTACTTCTATGTTCGCCTACGGCTTAACCAAAAAACATTTAATTGGCCGCAAGGTGTATATGATTATGTGTATCATCACCATGTTTTTTAGTGGGGGATTGATTCCATCCTTTTTATTAATTAAAAGTTTGCACATGATCGATACGTTTTGGGTGCTTGTGGTGCCTGGCATCATCGTCGTATGGAACGTTATTATTTTTCGCACATTTTTCATGGAGCTGCCAGCTGGGCTGGAGGAATCAGCTAAGATGGATGGCTGCAATCATATCCGTACCTACTTCTCGATTATCCTTCCTATTTCAGGTCCAGTGCTCGCGACGTTGTCTCTGTTTACAGCGGTTGGTTTATGGAATGATTGGTTTACAGCTTCCATTTACATTAATAATCCGAATCTTATGCCCATTCAGACTTTGCTGAATCAGATTGTGAATTCCAATGCCTTGTCGGAACAATTATCATCCGCAGGGGGAGCAGCCAGTGAATTTGTGCGCCAACTACAGGGCGTTTCCACCAAATCACTTGTAATGGCAACAATGATTGTGACAACCTTACCAATCATCATGGTTTACCCGTTCTTGCAGCGTTTTTTTGTGAAAGGTGTTTTAATCGGTTCATTGAAAGAATAG